One part of the Lycium ferocissimum isolate CSIRO_LF1 chromosome 8, AGI_CSIRO_Lferr_CH_V1, whole genome shotgun sequence genome encodes these proteins:
- the LOC132066259 gene encoding large ribosomal subunit protein eL38-like: MKIFLLLFIPSSGCYNVIDAISCFLLILYLGLLKTSLCSVFVNSLLDIYLQPKQIHEIKDFLLTARRKDARTVKIKKNKDMVKFKVRCSKYLYTLCVSDFEKADKLKQSLPPGLSVQDL; this comes from the exons ATGAAGATCTttctcttgttgtttattcCATCCTCAGGTTGTTATAATGTGATTGATGCGATATCTTGTTTCCTG TTGATATTGTATTTGGGCCTGCTGAAGACTTCTTTGTGTTCTGTTTTTGTTAATTCTTTACTTGATATTTATTTGCAGCCTAAGCAAATCCACGAGATCAAGGATTTCCTTCTGACTGCCAGAAGGAAGGATGCCCGAACTGTCAAGATCAAGAAGAACAAGGATATGGTCAAGTTCAAGGTTCGCTGCTCCAAGTACCTTTACACACTCTGTGTGTCCGACTTTGAGAAGGCTGACAAGTTGAAGCAATCACTTCCTCCAG GTTTGAGTGTGCAAGACCTGTGA
- the LOC132068075 gene encoding probable protein S-acyltransferase 15: MELKKFLSIHILCVLIFVGFLYYVTIFIFLDDMFSLQSSTGKFHSLFFTFVASLCVFSFFVCVLKDPGGVPSSYLPDVEDHEASDQESKRSGLLKKKCDKCSGYRPPRAHHCRICRRCILRMDHHCAWINNCVGHRNYKAFVTLIFYGTIAAIYSSVILVSNALHKDWNFDGVTPLKLFYIATGVVNIGLGVTLGTLLGWHIYLTIRNMTTIEYYEGKRAAWLASKSGLNYHHTYDVGAYKNISLVLGPNMLKWLCPTAMSHIKDGLSFPTSREYS; encoded by the exons ATGGAACTCAAAAAATTCCTATCAATTCACATTTTATGTGTGTTAATTTTTGTGGggtttctttattatgttacaaTATTCATTTTCTTGGATGATATGTTTAGTTTACAAAGCTCAACTGGTAAATTTCACAGTTTGTTCTTCACTTTTGTAGCTTCTCTTTGTGTTTTCAGTTTCTTTGTTTGTGTTTTGAAAGACCCTGGTGGGGTCCCTTCTTCATATTTGCCTGATGTTGAAGATCATGAAGCTTCAGATCAAGAATCCAAAAGATCT GGTTTGCTTAAGAAGAAATGTGATAAGTGTTCGGGATACAGGCCTCCCAGGGCTCATCATTGTCGCATCTGCAGAAGGTGTATTCTGAGGATG GATCATCATTGTGCCTGGATAAACAATTGTGTTGGTCATAGGAACTACAAAGCCTTTGTAACTTTGATCTTCTATGGAACTATTGCTGCAATCTATTCCTCG GTTATATTGGTAAGCAATGCactccataaggattggaattTCGATGGAGTGACGCCTCTCAAGCTGTTTTAC ATTGCAACTGGTGTTGTGAATATTGGCTTAGGCGTGACATTGGGAACTCTTCTGGGCTGGCATATCTATCTTACAATTCGTAATAtgacaactatagag TACTACGAGGGAAAACGAGCAGCATGGTTGGCGAGTAAATCTGGGCTGAATTATCATCACACTTATGACGTTGGCGCTTATAAAAATATTAGTCTG GTATTAGGTCCAAATATGTTAAAATGGTTATGCCCCACGGCGATGTCCCATATAAAAGACGGACTCAGCTTCCCTACTTCACGTGAGTACTCATAA